agagcctggcacattgatttatatttacttttcattttcgttatatttatctcattatcaccaTGGCCTTACGCAAAaaaaatttccggggggggagcatgacgcgcgtaaactttctcaaaaaaaatcttgaaagcgagcccaaatgacaagcttggtcgcttcgctttttcaagaatttttttgagaaagtttacgcgcgtcatgctcccccccccccccggaaaaattctgcgtaaggccatggtgataatgagataaaaataatgaaaatgaaaaatatatataaatcaatgtgccaggctcttttgagcatggccgtacacagaatttcttctttttttggggggggagcaTGCTCGTACActcgttctcaagttgaaagcgacacagcgaagtgaccaagcttgtcatttgggcactttttggagttttaaaagtgaaatatgaaggctttcgtgcacacttttggtgaatttttttttcaaaaatttaggggtcatcatgcccccgtattgtcgttgcgagcattaaAAGTATTTGAAGTATTTGAATATACTGAAACTTAACtttacaccaggaaaaattaacttaacaaaaacaaaaaacaaaaaattatagaaagtagaagggcctgatgCACGTAcactcactctctcagctcatatgttCTTGATCCACTTCCATTAAGGATCCGgatttcgggctaaattccgcccgacagttccgggaaccaaccaacgtagtatttcgatgaagagcattccgtcgattcaccggttgttcccactcacacgtattgcgaggtaccGTATACTAAggtcgcaccatgaaccgcatttttcagtggatttctaacaagtgggtctcgcgtgctgggatctcacttctggtgtccacaacacgcgacttctatggcttgatttttctgtgcgcgacaacatgtaatgaacccttgggttgtTCCTACGATCacagagaaaaggtgaaatacacgcgcgcctgtggggattgtgaactgtaggaaaaatcgtataaaattacactttttgacatttctacgacgacgaagttatatagaaaatgaagaacattacaatcagaccatatccctagaaaattgcttcaagaaatgtcattatgaagaggaaatggaaaaaaatttgtgaagaaaaatcacgaaaaaggaaatcgcatcatgaatattcatatcatgggcggtcccacatttgcatgttatagcgatttttccattatttataaataatggttatttgtatataaataatgattatttgtatataatgggatattgaaacaaaattattatttatagataatgaagtagatatttcattatttaacaaataatctttatttataaataatggaaaactcgaacattaaataatgattatttacaaataatgaaaataatggcgcactcgaaaaaattatttataaataatgaagtagacgttttcattatttaacaaataatcattattcataaataatgggaaactcaacaaattatttataaataaagaaatgtgcactggcattgttactaaataattattatttataaataataaagaacttatttataaataatggaaaaacgaattgcaattatttataaataatgaagtatgtagtgtcattaattataattaatgaaaaacgaaaatcattatttataaataggaaaagacaaataattattatttataaataatgaaaaacaaataatcattatttataaataatgaaaaacaaataatcatttataaataatgaaaaacacaatcattatttataaataatgaaaaacaaataatcattatttataaataatgaaaaatcaaataatcattatttataaataatgaaaaacaaataatcagtatttatagataatggaatgtcgaactattattatttacaaataatgaagtattacttggaattatatataaataatttgaaatgttattttatataatagtaattatatacaaataaaatgtaaattatatttaaataatagttattatttaataaataatgattatataacaaatagttgttctatataatattggtacaattgGCCCTCataggaaaaagaggaaagtgagagaacaggagaaagagcaatataaaagagaaagaaaaatttttaacgtaagataaagtagaaaatatttcgaaaacCTGTGCCACCGACCAAAACTTACATTGGGTCCCGCTTAATTTTAACATTGATCCCGAAGACAAGGGGGATTTtctgggggtaattgtccggtgGGTAATTGTCTTTGGGGGTAATTGTcttcgggggtaattgtcctccgggggtaattgtccgggggttaattgtcctcgggggtaattgtctgggggtaattgtccgtgggtagttgtccgggggggggggggtaattgtgcggggggtaattgtccgggggtagttgtcagggggtaattgtccggggggtaattgtcctagaACCGTAGTGGcttatacaggaaatttgttaCATATTACAGTACAGTGGTTAGTCCTCTGAAGGCAAAAGTGAAGTATGTTTGGTCTGACGAATGCCAGAGATCATTTGAGAAATTAAAGGCCATTTTGGTAAATGAGCCTGTTTTGGTAGCTCCAAACTTCACAAAGCCGTTCAAAGTAGCTATTGGTGCGTGTGATGTTGGAGTAGGAGCAGTATTGCtccaagaagatgaagaaggcaTCAAAAACCAGTGTGTTACTTCTCTAAGAATCTCCATCGTTTTCAGAAGTATTGAACTATTGATAGAGAGGCCCTGAAAggggagagaaggggaaatAACAGAAATGAAGATAGAGAAACGGATCCGGGGGACTGgaaccacccctccccctcccaccATAAAACATAGACAGGCGGGAgaagtaaagaaaaatattaagagGGGAAAAGCCAATGGAGGTGCagacaaaattaaaggaaacaGACGGAGAaggtgaaagaaaaatagaagggAGGACaaatgaaagggaaaataaaggaaatgagGGGAGGGGTTCTGACCCCGATCCGTATCTCTATCTTTAATTCTgttctttcttctctcctttttctttttttcttcctcctcttcttcttcttctctcacttttttttgagggggtggGGGAAGGAGGGAACAAAGGCCCATTAGCccaattatattcatttatctttaaaaattattctgttttatttattctccctctttctgttttttccttccttcttcttcctctctttctcccccttttcttctccttaactttctcttctgtctccctctctctcttttaggggggggggggggtccctccgaccaatatatttcttatatatgagtagaattgtaagagcaattacattcatttcatttagttattttctctttaaataTATTTCTAGCATACAATGATTATGAATATTCCACAATGTCTCTGTAAAGCTTTATGGTAAGGCTTTGTTAGGCATGCCTACACCTATTTAAAGGCTGaggaattttgttatttctgaatAGAGATTGCTTTACAATAGACTCGGAGTGGCAGTGAAAAgaacaataggattagctatgttgttaATTttactgaggtcattcaagagtcttttaaaattagactgctctagaaattggcaaaatgatctttttgtagacaatactagaagcttccagaatagttaataatttgtatataagctggcagtttcttcaaggacatcatcatataagatcagaactcagagtttcacgccagactttatgtcagagcatagtttatttccaactggaatacaacatttatcatctgtgaaattatttgcacgccatcaatgaactgtttgcagttacttcGAGAGAGGAATTCttagttctcatcgagatcatcaacctgttttaatgaacgcttttcaacccatggattgcggAAATTGACtgtttaatcatcatcaacatcgtcttcacggacatttcaactcgttacagtgactcttatgttattcattatgcttCAACATtagtttcatcatcgccatcattgtgaagtTTAATTTACGGATTCTTCAccaaccaacttggattttgTTTGGATCTTAATATCATAACCTTGGATTGCACATCTAAATCTTCAAGACATGTaagatgttttgtttttattttgttgattgatctacatgtatttcctttaattaaaaaatacatcaaattcaaaaataaattgtaattgttatttgttgcagtatcgtaacacacactctctctctctctttagtgGGAGTCCCTCCGACCCATATatttctccatcttcttttccttctctataTCCCCTTTTTCCTGTTCCatctttttctacttctttctgtctgtctctctttcttaaGTGTCCCTTGTTGAATTGAGAATTAGATCAAATTGGAAAAAACTGATCATCATAAAACATATTGGTCAGTAACCAATATGTTGGTTAATAAACTGATTAATAAGTTGACGAAAAGGTAACTAGATGATAATTAgattacaaaacaaacaatgaatgAAGGAAAGGACGTATGAATGCGAAGAAACTAAAATTGAGGGAGCGATTGAAGCGGCCGAGCTATTTCTCTTTCTTAAGTGTCCCTTATTGAACTGAGAATTAGATcaaattgggaaaaaaaatgattatcataAAACATATTGGTCAGAAaccaattaaaaaatgataataagccCCCAATTAAAACGTATTATTCCTCGGCTCGCCATGCCCACACAGCTACACCACGAACATTATTTTTAGCAATTAGGGCGCCCGAGCAAATTCGCCCCGATCCCCTAtccatgtaaaatattattccGCGACTGAATTATCAACACCACAAAGTCAAAGAACTTGAAGCATATATTACAACTTAAAACAATAcgctctacaccaggaaaaactAGCATCAAAAGCTCTTTGACTGCACACGCCCACTTCTATTAGCGATATTCGGGCTGAAGCGCCCCGGCAACATGGGGGCCCGAGCTGCATAGTATTGCAATGAAAAGCACCGAACAATTCATCGGTTGTTTGCTACCTACgatcagagagaaaaggtgaaaaacttgAACAAAATGGTGCATGTACACCGAATATAATAATTAAGAAGAAATGGAGTAAGAGGAATACAAAAAGTCCCTCTTCTACGAGAAAAATGGTAATTCAAAGAGATATCACAAAATGAAGTCATTTGTTGAGCGGGGGACTCCAACCGCCcaagcaagcaaaacaaattcacgaggaaattggcgacgtcgtaaATTTCGTCTAGACCAATTCGCTAcgaatttcgtcgtcaatattCGCGATTTTGATCTTTTTATGATGTCCCTTCAGGACCACAATACTGGTGTTAAGTTGTTGTTGGGATATACTGCACTTTTGCTTTCAACCAGaattaaatgaagaaaatgtaatgcaatatgtacagtatattaaCATTTATTAGAGATGATTTTAACTTGATAATGCCGAATATATGAGTAAGTCTGATCGTGACTTTACTCTGCAGTATGAAATATAAACTTTTCTGTAGCTCTGTCTCTAATCTGTATGCATGCTGGAACAATCTCTAAAAGTAATCTAAACTCAAATTTCTATTCTGACTTGGGTTCAGAAGTGAACCCCTTTTATACTGGTCTGGTCAAGACTCTCTTCAACCAAACATGTGTTGATCAAACTTGGACGCTTGACCAAAACCATCTGTACGTCATAATCTTACCCTGAATTTTGGGGAGTGGACCTTTTAGTGAGAACCAGGAATGTAGTGAATAGGAAACGTCAGAAGTTTAGCTGGAAGAAGAATGAGTAATACTGTCTTAAAAGAAAGTTTGAtatggtatcaattggtttccTGTTATACTTCCTGAGAAGTAttgaaattatgattaaaaaGCTTAATCAATATGGAATCTGCGGTTTTGCTCTTTCTTAGTTTTAGAGTTATTTAGCCGATAGACAACAATATGTAGTGTATAATAACGTTTCCTAAAACTTTGTTACCAATCCGATGCGGCGTTCCACAAGGATCGATATTAGGCCCGTTAGTTTTTTTTGGTACTTATATCAATGACTTAACCAATACAACTTCTCGCTTATCGTTGACATTATTTGCAGACGACACTAACGTCTATTCCTCACATGAAAACATAAATTCCTTGGTAATTGCACTCAATAATGAGTTACCAAAATTGTCTTTATGGTTCAGATGCAATAAATTGTCCTAAATATCCAATCTAATCGTAACGTTGAGCGCCTAACAAGAAGGGACAAGGTCCCAATTTTGCAAGTCTTTGGTCTGACTCGACCGGGATCGATCCCACTCCCGATCGTTTATGAGGTGGCCtctcccccgggggggggggggcacttacattgacgaggggataccatgcgcgaccaaaaaaacacgtaaaaaggatgtctttttcaagatagggcacgttacgtacgtaacgtgataagggtgtcaaaaacacaaaagtaatgaaaaaaggttATCTACttcgctaggaaagttacgtgcTTAGGGTCAAATTTttggggatgataaaacaaaattaaattgttttataaaggatgtaaattttgccccaacactacgtgtttagggtccgatttgcgcgaggtgtggaaggtggagtcgtactaaaccaaatgatgtgtaaaggtaaaaccgacgaccgaacGACCCGTGACATATAtggctgtacttgtttaggggtgtATTTCAGGGAATGCTTGCCAAGAGTAtggttttgtttccaatacttgttagggGTAAAGTTTtacatgccaatacttgttaggtggtgcattttcagtatttggaaaatacgtgtttagggtgcttttcgagaccccatggtcgcgcatggtatccactcgtgaatggaagtgccccccccccccgggggcctCTCTAACACTGACCCATCATGGCAAGATATATCATCAAAACAGTATTTTCGTTAAAATGGGAAAATTGTGAAACTTACCTCTTTGTTCCCTTCCACATCATCATAAAAGTTGGCATGTAAGATGAGAGGTGTCTTTGCCAGAGACAAGTACTTCTCTTTAAACGGCACGAAACACATCCTCTTTCCGCGAAAGAAGATGTTCTTGATCCTGATCATAATCTTCGCCCACGAAAAATGATCCATCTTGATTTTGAGTACCTCCTTCATGATCTTGCAGCTAGGTATTCCAGAGCTTGACAGTACTTTCCGTTCCTTAATAACTGCATCTGCAATTACAtattggaaaataataaaatggttATGGAATCTTTGATGGAAGGGCATGATATTTGCGAAAGAGAATCAATGAATAGATATCGTTTAAAGGGATAGTGAATTCGTTTtgataacaataaaacaaaaatgttggTGAGGGTGTGATGAAAATCCTTCAAAGGCCAACATAAATAACAATGTAAAATGTTGAAGTTATTATTTTGTGACGTAACAAACAGGGAGCTCCCTCCAGATAATGTCGTGTGATAAATACTAAACAAAGACAAAGTCCCcctaaatcaaaatgttttttgaACAGAATAATTTGGAGATATAACATTCTTGGCTGGTTCTTTTACACTCATTAGGTAGCTCGTggggaaaaataagattgatgGGTTGCGTCATGCATGATTAATCAAAGTTtgaattaaaagtgaccatttttgaaagccaCAAGAGTCTTTTTCAAGTTGTGTAACTACAAATTTGGGCGTAGGCTGTTGGTTGTTGGacaaaatgatggatgataaaaaacaGCATCAATTAGGTCACATTTGAAACTAAATTCGTTCATATTATTCCTTTATAACCCCTCAAAGTAAGTCTGTGCCATAAGaaatgccacccccccccccttgatgcgtgctcactaaTCCATAACTAAGCAAATCGATTTCAtgtttgcacagaattctgcccataggttgataagcattactgccaaatgacattgctaaagacagttTTGAAAGAAAAGTTCCACATATTGAACAAAAGTTCACTTATTCTTAAACTTATGCACTCCCAATGTACACAATGTCATTATGAaagtaaatcaaaattttaacaaaagtgaagtaagggtttgtttcatggacgatATTGGTAACTTCTGCCAACAggttttttaaatgaaacttcgcacatggctttaCAGTGACACTGTCTATAAGGAGGATGCgcgcacacacaaacacacacacacaaaatcatTCGATAAGGCAAAGAATGGGGCCGAGGCCCTGAACCTTCTTCTTATTTACAAAACTTTTGAATATTGTGTAGATAGTGAATCATTAGACATtgcgattttcatgaaaatcaaatcaaatgaattatgCAAGAAGGTTGGTGGCAGATATTCATAGGAAGCACTTGCCTTTTCCTAATAACGTTAAAAAAGAGGTATttacattccacatgttcattcaagcgtgaatgtttaattgaacgtctttgaatcattgaaacaTGTTAATTGGTAATGAACATAACACAAAAAGTTGATAAGAGAATTTCAGTTCCTAAAACGAAACAATATTCGCCTATGATACTTGAAAATCGctactttattttcattaaaatgctCATTGAACcgtaaaattaaaaatatttttcaagttaCTCATGCCAAAAGTAAATGTCATTTTATTCCATCACTTTGtatcgatagaaatgtgtaattCATCTGTTAATAGCAAATTTTGGTCTCTGTTTATTCAACCaagaaatttagcaaaaaagttgtattgtctttagaaagtaccttttacatgGCTTCTATTAAAGCATTAATTTTGTCATGATGGGAAAGTGGAATTCACTCCGATAAAATGGAATCAAGGTCATGATATTAGGCTTGtgattttcaaagaatgacaTTTTACCTTCTCTCTGTGCTAGCTGAATCATGACATAAAATTTATCCGCAGCATTCACTCAGAGGTAGgtcataaaattacctacacggtCATGTAAAAATATTCCTAAAATTGGAGGTTCGTTTAAAGGGGGACTTACTTCTTGTCATGGTTGTTGTGTATACATTCCCCAAAATGCAAGttttctaaaaatatatttgcttTAATTTTTATATCTGGGCTGTGGTTATATCATCATACACATTATTTCATACCCTTTCGACAAGACGAATATGTGCATTCATCTTATATCAAGCAAAAGGGGGAATTATGAAATTCAATCATTTTAAACGATTTATGGTGTTTACACTAAGTGATAAATAGGGGTCTGCATGCATATGACACATGACGTAACAACTGTTATTAAAACTGATTGTTTGGTGGATTTTCATCAACCCTTTACCAATGTTATTCGTTGTTATTATATGAAGACTAACTAGTCGTCATGGTGAGCTTTCCAGTTAAGTTAACAAATTCAATTTACGCTTTACTCAATCTTTTGATCAAAGTCGTTACTGatgttttgttcttttcaaACAAAGTATTGAAATTGTTTCATTTGATTAATACGGAATCTTGAAAATGTCACccaaaatattcatattatcatatgaactcatccccccccccccagatgaCATTATTTCAGATCAATATACATCCTCTAtatagaagagatgatcagatacTTTGATCTTGCAACTCGTCATGTCTATGCACAATTGAGAGAAATGATCAGATGACGCGTCCTCGGATCTCGTCGTGTGTACATCCTGTGGAGAAGaaatgatgagatgacaagatcttcgATCCATTATCAAGGGGTCttatcatctcttctaaaagatctaaacatgacgagatccgaaaTCTTGccatttcattatttctttccaAGGAAGTACACATTACCAGATCTAAGATCATagcattttataattttatcatttttcacaCAGGATGTCGACATGACGGGATCTCAAATTACGTCATCGCATCGTCCCTTTTACAGTATGCAGATAAGACGAGAtctcgtcatcatcgtcatttttTCTGAGGGTTACAGACATAACGAAGTTAACATCTGGATGACACCTATAAGCCTCcatgataaacaaaataataaaataagccTTGCACGTTCAAGTTCTTACGTGGCGAGTATTTCCCCTCTCCTGAGTATAGGACTGCCTGTAAACTGAAGTACCGGGTTGCAACAGCGCAATGAGGTATTGTGTAAGTCACCGGTGACCTCAGGACTAAGTCATCAGGAGCTAAGCACTGTACGCCGAAGCAGACTGACATCTCTTCTTTGGTGTCACCAAGATTAGGAGTATCGGTCAGAACACGAAGGGAGATTTCTTGTGGCTCTTTGCTGTCAATTGCACCAGGAGGTATCTCAAGTTCAATCCCAAAGGACTTTAGCCGCAGTCTACCACCATCAGCTCCAATTCTCTTGCAGCACTCCTTCTTGGTTGTTTCGACATCTCCTTCATCAGGtactgaaaattatttaaaatatttatattgcaCTTCTTTATTACAAAACTTTAACTTCAAAATTCTAATAAATCATTGTCGCTTAACATTGCCACGACTCGGGGACATTCTGAAATATCCATTGTAAATGATAAGTGGAATATCGTATTTGAACAAGAATTTTTTCTaactttggcaattttttaaaCATCTATTTCCCCATTGGgtcaatgtgtttttttaaatcaaattataaaaaaggtCTAGTTGAGTAACATGCTAGCATTACAAGGAAAAGATCCACAGTTATCTTTTGTCTTCCCTCTTTATCTTTCGTGCTGTAAACATTACAAATTTAATTACGTCCAAAAATCCTCAATGACATGCAAACtagtacacatgtttcaatacCAAACAAATCCTTGTTGTGTACTACAAGACAACTTTTCCTGATTATTCTACCCCTATAAAACCTGATACACGGGGCAGGCTTCCTTGGTTGACGTCaaattcctcttctttttcttgccATGAGGTTTCTTCTTCTCCACCTTCAGGGTTCTTTGAGCCTGTATCTTCATGAAATTCAACCTTTTCCTCAGCAAGTTcatctgtatataaaaaaaaaggttagtaATAAAAGGAACAACTCTTTCCTTACAACTAGTTacacattatttttaaatttcggTGATATATTATAAATCATTATATCTACATGTCTTTCAACAATGAATCGCctattcaaacaatgaaatatgttaACGAAACATCGGCATCACGGTACTTGAGGAAATATCAGAAAGTGCACGGGAGTTTAGCCTATCTATATGCGTAATTTGCATGAGTAAATTTTCCCCGAAATTTCCATGTCTGCAGAAGTAAATTCCTATTAACCCCATTATGCCTATTGTAAGATTTAACttggagcgtcgtggcccagtggattagtctccggactttgaaacagagggtcgtgggttcaaatcccagccatggcgtagtttccttcagcaaggaattcatccacagtgtgctgcactcgacccaagtGAGATAAATCGGTACGGCATGAAGTAATtcttcaaaaagctgtgtgcaccagaATAGGGTTGATGATAacagcagggcccgctgggagaacaggtttcggaactgaagtggctacccttggtAAGTACAacgttattactattattatgattactaacttttttctttacataatATAAAGCCttgtaaatataattattttccataAAGGTAAGTTTGAATAAATCACAATTATGTGGTAATCATATTGAAGAACAATCTCTATCAACTCACCTATTGGAGAGGTTTTGAGTGATTGAGAGGAGGCTTTGTCCAACTTGGAAGGTATTCCTTCACCCTCCTGAGATTCTTCAGATGATTCCTGACTCTCCTGTTTTTCAGTCACTTTGACATTAGGATACAACTCCGAAAGCTTGTTCCTGTCAGATTTGGAAAGTGGGTTTTCTGAACCAACGAACCTGATTTCCCGCAGAGTACCAAGTTCCTTCGGGCTTTGCAGGGACTTACTTTCAGACTGACCGAAATCAGTCTTGCAACTGACAAGTGTAAGAACAGTAACATCTTTAAAGTCACTAGTTGTAAGATCAATTAACGAAGTTATGGGTACAGCCGCTGATGCACCTTTAATTTGCAACCCACAATCTGAAGATGTTCGGGACCATTCAACACTGTTCAATACTACGTTTCCTAGCTGTACACCTTTTACTTTGACAAACTTCAAACCAGGATTCACGTCATATAGCAAGTCTTTTATCAATTGAAGTGCATAGTGCTCTTCAGACCGACGAAATTCAAGATGGATATCAGTCAGATAAGGTAATTTACATGCTTTGATGGTTGTGCTTGACTTGCCCCATTGGAAAGCTTCAGTGCTTTTGATGAAGAGTGATTCTATGTTTTGACAGGCAGAAGAAAGGGAGAGGAAGATGGTCTCGAGAGTGACGAAGTCTCTTGAGTGTCCGTTCCGCAAGTCTAATTTTACCTGTC
This is a stretch of genomic DNA from Lytechinus pictus isolate F3 Inbred unplaced genomic scaffold, Lp3.0 scaffold_37, whole genome shotgun sequence. It encodes these proteins:
- the LOC135158110 gene encoding uncharacterized protein LOC135158110, which produces MPPYQFSGLNLEENTAEISFIRYGKEVPVSVFWTIGGGETCLKFEDLLLLNFQEVISALVPLCQAVQHIIIDFHMLMFDRYIPAHDTRPFIPMRSVLTVCISDITYTYPNAPIISILSDWFPNAKSLELSCNSDDFIHARKYNSDPPLSSWRQVKLDLRNGHSRDFVTLETIFLSLSSACQNIESLFIKSTEAFQWGKSSTTIKACKLPYLTDIHLEFRRSEEHYALQLIKDLLYDVNPGLKFVKVKGVQLGNVVLNSVEWSRTSSDCGLQIKGASAAVPITSLIDLTTSDFKDVTVLTLVSCKTDFGQSESKSLQSPKELGTLREIRFVGSENPLSKSDRNKLSELYPNVKVTEKQESQESSEESQEGEGIPSKLDKASSQSLKTSPIDELAEEKVEFHEDTGSKNPEGGEEETSWQEKEEEFDVNQGSLPRVSVPDEGDVETTKKECCKRIGADGGRLRLKSFGIELEIPPGAIDSKEPQEISLRVLTDTPNLGDTKEEMSVCFGVQCLAPDDLVLRSPVTYTIPHCAVATRYFSLQAVLYSGEGKYSPHAVIKERKVLSSSGIPSCKIMKEVLKIKMDHFSWAKIMIRIKNIFFRGKRMCFVPFKEKYLSLAKTPLILHANFYDDVEGNKEGLSINSSILLKTMEILREVTHWFLMPSSSSWSNTAPTPTSHAPIATLNGFVKFGATKTGSFTKMAFNFSNDLWHSSDQTYFTFAFRGLTTVL